From a single Leishmania major strain Friedlin complete genome, chromosome 27 genomic region:
- a CDS encoding conserved hypothetical protein (previous protein_id=AAZ09845.1), producing the protein MKRGREEDKEAEVGGSRVGPSDRRSAATSTEHKPRRLLKGADVGLPLHESVIEETCEVEETHAVLVRFPCFDFFRHVRVCERTRDLQPATSDDAAKASASLASALSDTTFRSGAPPVTSTHDTADVAFAPEAAVFIPGTLETDAPRLLLNGGTPHEMLFEGQWTEVTGEGVSVTNRAVVHLSAKTAGIAVSPAALPLNTSPIMSDAAKSPELARAAAESFPASASQATATPALPIASLLTHTLAGVTADEERRQRAEQQKGWTYDRIDVPSAVLVMHRVR; encoded by the coding sequence ATGAAGCGCGGGCGAGAAGAGGACAAGGAGGCAGAGGTGGGAGGTAGCCGCGTAGGGCCCAGCGACCGCCGCAGTGCTGCGACGAGTACAGAGCACAAACCGCGCCGGCTGCTCAAGGGTGCCGATGTCGGACTGCCGCTTCACGAGTCCGTCATTGAGGAAACCtgcgaggtggaggagacACATGCGGTGCTCGTGCGCTTTCCCTGCTTTGACTTCTTCCGACAcgtacgcgtgtgcgagCGTACTCGAGACCTGCAGCCCGCCACATCCGACGATGCTGCCAAGGCTTCGGCAAGTCTTGCAAGTGCGTTATCAGACACCACTTTCCGTAGTGGCGCGCCTCCGGTCACCTCGACGCACGATACTGCCGACGTCGCCTTCGCCCCGGAAGCCGCGGTCTTTATACCAGGGACGCTAGAGACGGATGCTCCGCGGCTCTTGCTGAACGGCGGCACCCCACATGAAATGCTTTTCGAGGGGCAGTGGACTGAGGTGACTGGCGAAGGCGTATCCGTCACGAATCGTGCCGTTGTGCACCTCAGTGCCAAGACGGCAGGCATCGCTGTGTCACCGGCAGCGCTTCCTTTGAACACCTCCCCAATTATGAGCGACGCGGCAAAGTCTCCTGAACTGgcgcgtgccgccgctgagtCGTTTCCTGCGTCTGCATCTCAGGCAACGGCGACGCCTGCGCTGCCGATCGCGAGTTTGCTGACGCACACGCTTgccggcgtcaccgccgacgaggagcgccgccagcgggcggagcagcagaaggGCTGGACCTACGATCGCATCGATGTACCCTCAGCCGTCCTCGTCATGCATCGTGTGCGCTAG
- a CDS encoding conserved hypothetical protein (previous protein_id=AAZ09846.1): MPAAVPVRTPPYLVDVAANLTDCVFRGVDWKSNRLHDDDFDYVLARAQERNVQQIIITGTSLAQSVKAIALCRRYPDRRLLCTVGVHPAHCGEFLRPLDRDEVQRVAESASSVVMPHHEKSAAAMTAEREEAWAQERLDYLVDLATRNRDVVVAMGEIGIDYAEVACCPREVQEKYFARQLTAFAPLQLPFLFHSRACGMMFVSHLQDTWTRIASDAAATEAVADNAGASSPSPHAQLRGVVHSFNGTLEEQEALLSMGLYLSLNSSAFREASLAAQVALIPLGRLMFETDAPWCDVRSKDYGAQFVRTVFKTIKRKKPFEMGACLERRNEPCHLVQVMEEYLGCAKASATSPEDPLSRMDEATLVAAVYENCKRLFQL, encoded by the coding sequence ATGCCTGCGGCAGTTCCAGTACGCACTCCGCCGTACCTTGTGGATGTGGCCGCGAACCTGACCGATTGTGTTTTTCGCGGGGTGGACTGGAAGAGCAACCGCCTTCACGACGACGACTTCGACTATGTTTTGGCCCGCGCGCAGGAGCGCAATGTGCAGCAGATCATCATCACCGGCACCAGCCTCGCCCAGAGTGTCAAGGCCATTGCGCTCTGTCGGCGATACCCTGATcggcggctgctgtgcaccGTTGGGGTGCATCCGGCGCACTGTGGCGAGTTTCTCCGGCCTCTGGACCGCGACGAGGTGCAACGAGTGGCCGAAAGCGCCTCGTCGGTGGTGATGCCACACCACGAGAAGTCAGCCGCCGCGATGACGgcggagcgggaggaggccTGGGCACAGGAGCGCCTAGATTACTTGGTGGACCTCGCGACTAGAAATCGCGACGTGGTTGTGGCGATGGGCGAGATCGGCATCGACTACGCCGAGGTCGCCTGCTGCCCGCGTGAGGTACAGGAGAAGTACTTTGCACGCCAGCTCACTGCTTTtgccccgctgcagctgcccttcctcttccactcacgcgcgtgcggcaTGATGTTTGTGTCCCACCTGCAGGACACATGGACACGCATCGCCTCTGATGCAGCCGCGACTGAGGCAGTGGCTGATAATGCAGGCGCCTCCTCACCGTCGCCCCATGCGCAGttgcgcggcgtcgtgcaCAGCTTTAACGGTACactggaggagcaggaggcacTGTTGTCGATGGGGCTGTACTTGAGCTTGAACTCCAGCGCCTTCCGAGAGGCCTCCCTGGCCGCGCAGGTAGCCTTGATTCCGCTGGGTCGTCTAATGTTCGAAACGGACGCCCCGTGGTGCGATGTGCGGTCGAAGGACTACGGCGCGCAGTTTGTGCGCACCGTCTTCAAGACAATCAAGCGCAAGAAGCCGTTTGAGATGGGGGCCTGTCTGGAGCGGCGCAACGAGCCTTGCCATCTCGTTCAGGTCATGGAGGAGTATCTCGGCTGCGCGAAGGCGTCAGCCACTTCACCGGAGGATCCGTTGTCAAGGATGGATGAGGCGACTCTGGTTGCTGCCGTGTATGAGAACTGCAAGCGTCTTTTCCAGCTGTGA
- a CDS encoding conserved hypothetical protein (previous protein_id=AAZ09847.1): MSRSITKGQQRATDVVSGARNGFAGGGATGSPTSKASAAFTKERFYTAEELLPYINEEEKASLKQEVLNSINTELLLNTDLEVTVPRLLRSCQSESRELRRAMNSIASSQIVEAQRALQIVKSNYGKVQELRELFLKQGDLIQGLGADTLSYKHLRQLHCLRDNVSSVIKWSEALKEVRYGNLYMLVEQQSFRFMYDRLRNLQLIRRTVITKAGARYRSFQAVFEPYFEKLDVILSMFVNQVYKFLREDAMVIAIQRALEDGPSDDASHCGTGFAGVGENKGDEEAPEPFECLRQCIAICGDEIENPVLNFGSDGVETESQINEEAVYLAVAKGVAQLWEEQIMQDVVDPFGQISVYLEQMKKVEPLLGAFELTLFPLSTKLPFFSLVVQAVHAEVMNVMQSYSNPGAELEANGLIEASLFIQWYGEMMVTNSYAQYVDFSAIDELSASFMTAAVGGLSTHLTRLCRACAITVCNDLKGPTILSSGLPITTGPVDVFSVLQQSLAGMNTAIDVTVMRQIGKACADAIYSYLDECKQRSDFDYWEDENNSLPNPQPAEEWQQRRMLFLYAFCNDCTTIESNLDTIELKFASCWDYDSPGAGDDQGDGTSAGAGGDGGDIFSTPFRKLQDVLLEDAFYYLDEIAAQVERIVEDEWEKVFRTEEWYADATNPVQLIVNTEAEYIEEEFATMLQDQRSRKLTRQMLIRNIVKYINTLVEFLADVIRNPKKNTVNSWLTFVDCVQRDIDISLSMWREHLSDRQGRLLDLAQRSLEVLKQLLSVKKPVDLGYLLQDKLLDDFGDCPTFVIRFCVEARSQEVDRETSERLMAVWAERTAYQKRDSKDKPTVGWSQPPSFLGSVDRSLAELEKPSGFFGRSIKQRRAAERQQKAMAEKSAKRAARKARRDADAAATKILTPTASPKANAGAVEVASLADILK, translated from the coding sequence ATGTCGCGGTCCATCACTAAgggccagcagcgcgccactGACGTGGTCAGTGGCGCTCGAAACGGAtttgctggtggtggtgcgacCGGTAGCCCAACATCTAAGGCATCAGCGGCTTTCACCAAGGAGCGGTTCTACAcagccgaggagctgctacCGTACAtcaacgaggaggagaaggcgagcCTAAAGCAGGAGGTACTCAATAGCATCAACactgagctgctgctcaacACAGATCTTgaggtgacggtgccgcgCTTGCTGAGGTCGTGCCAGAGCGAGTCGCGTGAGCTCAGACGCGCTATGAActccatcgcctcctctcAAATTGTGGAGGcacagcgcgcgctgcagatTGTGAAGAGCAACTACGGTAAGGTGCAGGAGTTGCGTGAGCTCTTTCTCAAGCAAGGCGACCTTATTCAAGGCCTCGGTGCCGACACGCTCAGCTACAAgcacctgcggcagctgcattGCCTCCGTGACAACGTCAGCTCCGTGATCAAGTGGTCGGAGGCGCTCAAGGAGGTGCGCTACGGGAATCTGTACATGCTGGTGGAGCAGCAGTCGTTTCGATTTATGTACGATCGCCTGCGGAATTTGCAGCTAATCCGCCGCACGGTCATCACAAAGGCGGGCGCGCGCTACCGGAGCTTCCAGGCGGTGTTTGAGCCGTACTTTGAAAAGCTAGACGTCATTCTGTCCATGTTCGTGAATCAGGTGTACAAGTTCCTGCGTGAGGACGCGATGGTGATTGCGATTCAGAGGGCACTTGAGGATGGCCCGTCTGACGACGCTTCGCACTGTGGCACGGGCTTCGCTGGTGTCGGCGAGAACAAGGGCGACGAAGAAGCGCCAGAGCCGTTTGAGTGCCTGCGCCAGTGCATCGCCATCTGCGGTGACGAGATTGAGAATCCCGTCTTGAATTTCGGTAGCGACGGCGTAGAGACGGAGTCGCAAATCAACGAGGAAGCCGTCTACTTGGCCGTGGCGAAGGGCGTTGCGCAGCTGTGGGAGGAGCAGATCATGCAGGATGTGGTGGACCCATTTGGTCAGATATCTGTCTATCTGGAGCAGATGAAGAAGGTGGAGCCGCTGCTCGGTGCCTTCGAGCTCACGTTGTTCCCGCTCTCCACTAAGCTCCCATTTTTCAGCCTCGTCGTGCAAGCCGTCCATGCGGAGGTGATGAATGTCATGCAGAGCTACTCCAACCCGGGCGCCGAGCTCGAGGCCAACGGCCTCATCGAGGCGTCGCTTTTCATTCAGTGGTATGGGGAGATGATGGTGACAAACAGCTACGCCCAGTACGTCGACTTCTCCGCGATCGATGAACTGTCCGCGTCCTTCATGACCGCGGCGGTTGGCGGCTTGTCGACGCACTTGACGCGGCTCTGCCGCGCGTGTGCCATAACGGTGTGCAACGATCTGAAGGGCCCCACCATCCTCTCCTCTGGCCTCCCTATCACGACCGGTCCGGTGGACGTGTTCAGCGTCTTGCAGCAGTCTCTGGCGGGCATGAACACCGCTATTGATGTGACTGTCATGCGACAAATCGGCAAGGCGTGCGCCGACGCGATCTACTCCTACCTCGACGAATgcaagcagcgcagcgactTCGACTACTGGGAGGATGAGAACAACTCTCTCCCGAACCCGCAGCCCGCCGaggagtggcagcagcgacgcatgCTTTTCCTGTACGCTTTCTGCAACGACTGCACTACCATCGAAAGCAATCTCGACACGATCGAGCTCAAGTTCGCGTCATGCTGGGACTACGACAGCCCTGGCGCCGGCGATGACCAGGGCGACGGCACGTCCGCGGGggccggcggcgatggggGCGACATATTCTCTACGCCTTTCCGGAAGCTGCAGGATGTGCTGCTGGAAGACGCGTTCTACTACCTGGATGAAATTGCTGCGCAGGTGGAGCGGATTGTGGAGGATGAGTGGGAGAAGGTGTTTCGAACAGAGGAGTGGTATGCCGATGCAACGAACCCGGTGCAGCTCATCGTCAACACAGAGGCGGAGTACATTGAAGAAGAGTTTGCGACGATGCTGCAGGACCAGCGCTCTCGAAAGCTCACGCGGCAGATGCTTATTCGCAACATCGTGAAGTACATAAACACCCTCGTCGAGTTCCTAGCCGACGTGATTCGAAACCCCAAGAAGAACACCGTGAATAGCTGGCTCACCTTCGTGGACTGCGTGCAGCGCGATATTGACATCTCCCTTAGCATGTGGCGTGAGCATCTATCGGACCGGCAAGGCCGGCTGCTCGACCTCGCGCAGCGTTCGCTAGAggtgctgaagcagctgctctCCGTAAAAAAGCCCGTTGACCTTGGCTATCTCCTGCAGGACAAGCTCCTCGACGACTTTGGTGACTGCCCGACTTTTGTCATCCGCTTCTGCGTTGAGGCACGCAGTCAGGAAGTTGACCGCGAGACCAGTGAGCGGCTCATGGCCGTTTGGGCAGAGCGGACCGCCTACCAGAAGCGCGACAGCAAGGATAAACCTACCGTGGGCTGGAGTCAGCCACCGTCGTTCCTCGGCAGTGTCGACCGCTCCCTCGCGGAGCTCGAGAAGCCGTCTGGGTTCTTCGGCCGCAGCATCAAGCAGAGGCGTGCcgcggagaggcagcagaAGGCGATGGCAGAGAAAAGCGCGAAGCGGGCTGCCCGCAAGGCTCGCCGggacgccgacgctgctgcgacgaAGATACTTACGCCGACGGCAAGTCCCAAAGccaacgccggcgccgtggagGTCGCCTCTCTGGCTGATATTTTGAAGTGA
- the ABCA9 gene encoding putative ATP-binding cassette protein subfamily A,member 9 (previous protein_id=AAZ09844.1) produces MRPPTNPLAPSSHAHACNAYLPAFPTSPVHRPASPLVDLDDMFHDASTFVLHDEDLSTAPAPPYAVPAYLAAAQCAHIQPQRTLNAGVPSEVKDDAYSSDMELIMLDTESRSSRISLKQRQQPRRKRRSSSECTREERSQVSYARASTGTRSHGASDYGSYDYSLYPRRQSSIYNVYSDESLSAYGRHSGCCQQLGHTILRVLMLMKREWCSTLCEFFIPIFFLGGSILLWALYGTASADDSDYYNSLGPLAVLQAAANISSSLCYNASLASGIAGLTPCLEGKRYYCPHGRGIPTGFCYDPPLKTVVAQLLGALPLTTSPILPLDTLIACQWVAMDQSLRASTPFSHGGLLYFAPRTPEVESLVSYMRTQSKLFDNAYGGTFATAADATSHILSLTHDDPPTWGVVELNSYTADTFNVKIMVNSSALPATSDSILSGYLGGLDMSTNSPYIFSGYTTLQTLVYNHYTTSVLGKPTTKPLTYTAMPTKAYNTSSFLSSGASLAPLILVLGFLYPVSQLTKRIVVEKELRIREAMLIMGLSEWTMYLAWLVVYGVWYTVVSIIITVLLRLTYLPESSPGYVFFMFLLFSWSTIALSGAIAAVFSKARLAAIIAPLIYFVMAIPLFAMERASGGAKMGIMILSPSAFAVGFSLLFEHEMSGGAGVSALAYFRDDPKLIVVFVLLFVDIFVYLLLMMYFDRVVPKEWGTTKNPLFFIMDPVRWCFCRRRAGDDDDDGGDGAGDGRAGDGVFEAVDPAVEEAAAVRIRGLRKTFRRGGKAFVAVDNLCWSLSEGEISVLLGHNGAGKSTTMNLMTGMLEADGGDCYVYGHSVRRELSAVRQEIGLCPQHNILWPQLTVREHLDYYAAIKGLMGSEKEDAIRRLLAAVDLEDKEHYMSKALSGGQKRKLSVAIAFVGGSRLVILDEPTAGMDVGARRHTWSLLKEMAKWHTILLTTHFMDEADLLGDTVAIMSKGRLQCAGSNMFLKSKLGVGFVLTMSVVPHARRGPIEQMVQTLVPAAEAIGSGAGEVAYRLPMSSKPVFPDLLCAVEEGIPGLGINAYSLSATTLEEVFIKIAEGPDAERDADALAAAEKAEATEAVWNVEMEKGRWARRRLQLRAMMVKRLWNALRDRRTQFFQIVCPVACVLLAMLLTLVRLFSTPTMVLSSDVYGTAVDIPLANCEGVLDVTTPFSTKAHMDIWTDAPDASAFSTKLNRTYQTHARERYGGVSCAAAGSGQLYHSVFYNTSALHEVAIETANVFAAHLRVATGRDNVSVTTVVAPLPKTSQQRAVESSLYAMMISVIIMIPFTFVPSTFVGWIVRERECKARHLQNVSGLSFYIYWLSNFLFDLCSYIVTMCLVIVVFLVFGRDEYVALNNIGATFVVFLLYGVSGILMAYVLSFAFDNHSTAQNVVMLVNFIVGFLLVLAVSALTLVESTNTVAKALRFIFRIVPSYCVGEAINNLAMLKATRAFGIDTNTWDMDVVGWVCVYMAIEIPVFLFITLFIDHPGRRQRSQRLFHNPDGAAEVIEDEDGDVAAERRAVLEGGEREGDLVRVLNLRKEYPNGKVAVRNIALGVRPGEVFGFLGTNGAGKTTTISILCQEFYPTSGRAYVCGNDIVTESSEALRCIGYCPQFDACLDLLTVEEHLYLYAGVRGISSRACDRVVRGLMKLCGLTEYRRTKSHELSGGNRRKLSVAVSLIGGPRVVFFDEPSAGMDPVARRGLWNAIETVADNCSVVLTTHHLEEVEALAHRVAIMVDGTLRCIGDKTHLKQKYGTGFEVAVRVADESPEVMAGVELFFEEEFPSSKLTEVRAGRFTYQLPSTVRLSSVFTALEQQKEKLQIRDYSVSQTSIEQVFMRISEKAELEHEEEHRQRMESKKSCCMCC; encoded by the coding sequence ATGCGTCCACCTACAAACCCACTGGCTCCATCGTCGCATGCCCATGCGTGCAACGCGTATTTGCCTGCCTTCCCGACTTCGCCGGTGCATCGGCCGGCTTCCCCGCTGGTCGATTTGGATGACATGTTTCACGATGCCTCCACCTTTGTCTTGCACGACGAAGACCTGTCCACcgcgccagcacctccaTATGCAGTGCCGGCGtacctcgccgccgctcagTGCGCTCACATTCAGCCACAGCGCACGTTAAATGCGGGGGTTCCCAGCGAAGTAAAAGACGATGCCTACAGCAGCGATATGGAACTCATAATGCTTGACACAGAGAGCCGCAGTTCTCGCATCTCGCTcaaacagcggcagcagccacgcagAAAACGCAGGTCGTCCAGTGAGTGTACCAGAGAGGAGAGGTCCCAAGTATCGTATGCGAGAGCCTCGACAGGCACCCGCAGCCACGGCGCCAGCGATTACGGCTCGTATGACTACAGCTTATACCCTCGCCGTCAGTCTTCTATCTACAACGTGTATTCTGATGAGAGCTTGTCCGCCTACGGCCGCCACAGTGGATGCTGTCAGCAACTCGGGCACACCATCCTACGCGTGTTAATGCTGATGAAGCGAGAGTGGTGCTCGACGCTGTGCGAGTTCTTCATTCCCATTTTCTTCCTCGGTGGCTCCATCTTGCTCTGGGCCCTCTACGGCACAGCGTCTGCCGACGATTCCGACTACTATAACAGTCTGGGGCCATTGGCAGTGCTTCAAGCAGCCGCCAACATCAGCAGCTCCCTGTGCTACAACGCGTCCTTGGCGAGCGGGATCGCTGGTTTAACGCCGTGCCTGGAGGGAAAACGATATTACTGCCCCCACGGCCGCGGCATCCCGACTGGCTTCTGCTACGACCCGCCTCTCAAAACCGTGGTAGcacagctcctcggcgctcTGCCACTCACGACATCGCCAATACTTCCCCTGGACACACTCATCGCGTGTCAGTGGGTGGCGATGGACCAGTCGCTTCGAGCATCAACGCCGTTCTCCCACGGCGGTCTGCTGTACTTtgcgccgcgcacgccggAGGTGGAGTCGCTGGTGTCGTACATGCGGACCCAGTCCAAGCTGTTTGACAACGCGTACGGCGGCACATttgcgacggcagcggacgcTACGTCACACATACTGTCGTTGACGCACGACGACCCGCCGACGTGGGGCGTTGTGGAGCTGAACAGCTACACGGCCGACACGTTCAATGTGAAGATCATGGTCAACTCATCGGCCCTGCCAGCGACGTCGGACAGCATTCTCAGCGGGTACCTTGGCGGGCTCGACATGTCGACCAACTCGCCGTACATCTTCTCGGGCTACACAACGCTGCAGACGCTTGTGTACAATCACTACACCACGAGTGTGCTTGGCAAGCCGACGACGAAGCCGCTGACCTACACCGCTATGCCCACGAAGGCATACAATACGAGCTCCTTCTTGTCGTCTGGCGCCTCCCTGGCGCCGCTGATTTTGGTGCTTGGGTTCCTGTATCCTGTTTCGCAGCTGACGAAGCGGATtgtggtggagaaggagctgcgcatTCGTGAGGCCATGCTCATCATGGGCCTCTCTGAGTGGACCATGTACCTTGCGTGGCTCGTGGTGTATGGCGTGTGGTACACTGTGGTGTCCATTATCATCACGGTCCTCCTGCGCTTGACATACTTGCCCGAAAGTAGCCCCGGGTACGTCTTCTTCATGTTCTTGCTCTTCTCGTGGTCCACCATCGCACTGTCCGGCGCGATTGCGGCTGTGTTCAGCAAGGCCCGGCTGGCGGCCATCATCGCGCCTCTCATCTACTTCGTGATGGCGATACCGCTCTTTGCGATGGAGAGagccagcggcggtgccaaGATGGGCATCATGATCCTGAGCCCGAGCGCTTTTGCTGTCGgcttctctctgctcttTGAGCACGAGAtgagtggcggcgccggagTCAGTGCGCTGGCATACTTCCGCGACGACCCGAAGCTGATCGTTGTGTTTGTGCTCCTCTTCGTGGACATCTTTGTGTACCTGCTGCTGATGATGTACTTCGACCGCGTGGTCCCGAAGGAGTGGGGGACGACGAAGAACCCGCTGTTCTTCATCATGGACCccgtgcggtggtgcttctgccggcgccgcgcgggcgacgacgacgacgacggcggcgacggcgcggggGACGGGCGCGCGGGGGACGGCGTGTTCGAGGCGGTGGACCctgcggtggaggaggctgcggcggtgcggatCCGCGGGCTGCGCAAGACGttcaggcgcggcggcaaggcgtTTGTTGCGGTGGACAACCTGTGCTGGTCGCTGAGCGAGGGCGAGATCTCTGTGCTGCTGGGCCACAACGGCGCGGGCAAGTCGACGACGATGAACCTGATGACCGGGATGCTGGAggctgacggcggcgactGCTACGTGTACGGGCACTCCGTGCGGCGCGAACTGAGTGCTGTGCGGCAGGAGATCGGGCTGTGCCCGCAGCACAACATCCTGTGGCCACAGCTGACGGTGCGGGAGCACCTGGACTACTACGCTGCCATCAAGGGGCTGATGGGGTCTGAGAAGGAGGATGCGATCCGGCGGCTGCTTGCCGCGGTGGACCTGGAGGACAAGGAGCACTACATGTCGAAGGCGCTGTCCGGCGGGCAGAAGCGGAAGCTGTCGGTTGCGATTGCGTTTGTTGGCGGGAGCCGGCTTGTGATCCTGGACGAGCCGACGGCCGGGATGGACGTtggcgcgcggcggcacacgtggtcgctgctgaaggagATGGCGAAGTGGCACACGATTCTGCTGACGACGCACTTcatggacgaggcggaccTGCTCGGCGACACGGTTGCGATCATGAGCAAGGGGCGGCTGCAGTGCGCGGGGTCGAACATGTTCCTGAAGTCGAAGCTTGGCGTTGGGTTCGTGCTGACGATGTCTGTCGtgccgcacgcgcggcgcgggCCGATCGAGCAGATGGTGCAGACGCTCGTGCCTGCGGCGGAGGCTATTGGCAGTGGCGCGGGCGAGGTCGCGTACCGGCTGCCGATGTCGTCGAAGCCTGTGTTCCCCGACCTGCTTTgcgctgtggaggagggcatCCCCGGCCTTGGGATCAACGCGTActcgctgtcggcgacgacgctggaggaggtgttCATCAAGATCGCGGAGGGCCCGGATGCGGAGCGCGACGCGGATGCgcttgcggcggcggagaaggcggaggcgacggaggctGTGTGGAACgtggagatggagaaggggcggtgggcgcggcgacggctgcagctccgcgcgATGATGGTGAAGCGGCTGTGgaacgcgctgcgcgaccggCGCACGCAGTTCTTCCAGATCGTATGCCCcgtcgcgtgcgtgctgcttgcgatgctgctgacgctggtGAGGCTGTTCAGCACGCCGACGATGGTGCTGAGCAGCGACGTGTACGGGACGGCGGTGGACATCCCGCTTGCAAACTGCGAGGGCGTGCTGGACGTGACGACGCCGTTCTCGACGAAGGCGCACATGGATATCTGGACGGACGCGCCGGACGCCTCTGCGTTCTCGACGAAGCTGAACAGGACGTACCAGACGCACGCGAGGGAGCGCTACGGCGGCGTCtcctgcgcggctgcgggcAGCGGGCAGCTGTACCACAGTGTCTTCTACAACACCTCGGCTTTGCATGAGGTCGCCATCGAGACAGCGAATGTCTTCGCCGCCCACCTTCGTGTGGCAACTGGCCGAGATAACGTGAGTGTTACCACCGTTGTGGCACCTCTCCCCAAAacatcgcagcagcgggcggtGGAGTCATCTCTGTACGCGATGATGATTTCCGTGATCATCATGATCCCGTTCACCTTCGTTCCTTCGACGTTTGTGGGCTGGATTGTGAGGGAGCGTGAGTGCAAGGCGCGGCACCTGCAGAACGTCTCTGGCCTGAGTTTCTACATCTACTGGCTATCCAACTTCTTGTTCGACCTTTGCTCGTACATCGTCACGATGTGCCTCGTCATCGTTGTCTTCCTCGTTTTCGGCCGTGACGAGTACGTAGCCTTGAACAACATCGGCGCGACGTTTGTGGTGTTTCTGCTTTACGGCGTGTCGGGCATCCTCATGGCATACGTGCTCAGCTTCGCCTTCGACAATCATTCCACCGCGCAGAATGTCGTCATGCTTGTCAACTTCATTGTGGGCTTCCTGCTGGTACTggcggtgtcggcgctgACGTTGGTGGAGTCGACGAATACGGTAGCCAAAGCGCTTCGCTTCATCTTCCGCATTGTGCCTAGCTACTGCGTAGGAGAGGCAATCAATAACCTTGCGATGCTCAAGGCGACCCGCGCGTTCGGCATCGACACCAACACATGGGACATGGACGTtgtggggtgggtgtgcgtgtatatGGCGATCGAGATCCCGGTGTTCCTGTTCATCACGCTGTTCATCGACCACCccgggcggcggcagcgcagccagcGACTGTTCCACAACCCggacggtgctgcggaggTGATCGAGGATGAGGACGGAGACGtcgcggcggagcggcgcgctgtgctggagggcggcgagcgcgagggcgaccttgtgcgcgtgctgaaCCTACGGAAGGAGTACCCGAACGGGAAGGTTGCTGTGCGGAACATTGCGCTGGGCGTGAGGCCCGGGGAGGTGTTTGGGTTCCTGGGGACGAACGGCGCGggcaagacgacgacgatctCGATCCTATGCCAGGAGTTCTACCCGACGAGCGGGCGAGCCTACGTATGCGGGAACGACATTGTGACGgagagcagcgaggcgctgcggtgcatcGGGTACTGCCCGCAGTTCGACGCGTGCCTGGACctgctgacggtggaggagcaccTGTACCTGTacgccggcgtgcgcgggatctcgtcgcgcgcgtgcgaccGCGTTGTGCGTGGGCTGATGAAGCTGTGCGGGCTGACGGAGTACCGGCGTACGAAGTCGCATGAGCTGAGCGGCGGCAACCGGCGCAAGCTGTCTGTTGCTGTGTCGCTGATTGGCGGTCCACGCGTTGTGTTCTTCGACGAGCCGTCGGCCGGCATGGACCCCGTTGCGCGGCGTGGGCTGTGGAACGCGATCGAGACGGTGGCAGACAACTGCTCCGTTGTGCTGACGACGCACCacctggaggaggtggaggcgcttGCGCACCGCGTTGCGATCATGGTGGACGGGACGCTGCGGTGCATTGGCGACAAGACGCACCTGAAGCAGAAGTACGGGACGGGGttcgaggtggcggtgcgcgtggcggACGAGTCGCCGGAGGTGATGGCTGGCGTGGAGCTGTTCTTCGAGGAGGAGTTCCCGTCGAGCAAGCTgacggaggtgcgcgcgggGCGCTTCACGTACCAGCTGCCGAGCACTGTGCGCCTGTCGAGCGTGTTCActgcgctggagcagcagaaggagaagctgcagaTCCGCGACTACAGCGTGTCGCAGACGTCGATTGAGCAGGTGTTCATGCGCATcagcgagaaggcggagcttgagcacgaggaggagcaccggcagcgcatGGAGAGCAAGAAATCGTGCTGCATGTGCTGCTAG